The following nucleotide sequence is from Drosophila simulans strain w501 chromosome 3L, Prin_Dsim_3.1, whole genome shotgun sequence.
TGCTGTTATCTTTGACAGTGGGTACATATTAGGGTTTCAAAATATGTAATCTGCCCGCTCTTGAATTAAAAGAATTTTAGAAGCACAGTTGGGCTTCTAAAACCAATTTGTCTGGTGTTTTCTACACAGAAAAAcctaatatgttttatactaACAATATTTCAtgatatttttacaaaataatttaacagACCTTTTTCATGTTAGCTTGTTGGCTATTTTTATGCAATTCTCCAGGTCATCACGACTTCGGTGACGATCCTCGCATTTAATTCACCTCTTTATATTCCCATTCTTTTATGCGAATTTCGTCCTCGAGCCGTCGAGCTGGGCGCACGATTTTTCAATATCCGGGCGAAACATAAATGACCACTTTGATGGGCTTGCTGCAGAATCCCACCCTTCACTCCAAAATGGAGACCCCATGCCGGGTGACACATGGTCTCGTGTTGACGcgccataaaatatgcaatgcATGCAGTGTGTCAGCGTTTTAACCGCCCGAcagccaccgccgcccaaAAATATCCAGCTCGCCGCCCCAcctgattttattttccaactcCCATAACTCAGCGGGTCGCAGGAGGACCAGGCCAAAAgtcatttcgttttttgtcAGGCCCATCGCACAAAACTATCAATAATACGCCACGCTCACGAGCAAGGACTCCCCATTCCACAGGATACATACAGATctgtatatataaacatatatatatatatatatctacaatATACAGGGCGCAGTTTCGGCTCAGTGGAGCACCACATTCAGTCATATATAAACTGTTTTGCCTTATGACTTTTATATGCAGCCGAACGGTTGCGGGGGcagttgcaaatatttttaatatgcttCGGCGAATGTGTGGCGGgttaaacaacaacaaaaagtaaagcaataaaaatgcttACAATGGCTGCTCCATTGGGTTTTTTACGTTCCGTTTCGAAGTTTACGTGTACTGGCCCCTTAAATGGTGGAAACACCGCTTGGCATATTGAATAAAGTGGACAACATTTTGCCGAAGGATCGGATCACTgggttttttggcttttgggtccgggtttgggtttttggcCTCGGTCACGAGCTTGGCTTGTTTAGCTTTAAAATCCACTAAATGGCCCGACTGGCTGCCTGGCCAACAGGATGTGGTAGATGGAGGATCCAGGATGCTGGTTGGCAGTGTATGCAGGATATacgcaaaaccaaaaccgacaTTTGGTCcgtatatgcatatgcattcGCCCACCGCCCAAAGTGAAATGCACAGAGACAGACATGAAATTCAATCAATTGGAAATTCCATAtcagtgaaaatattttaatatttatgcaaaatatttacgcACAGGCGAAGGGAACAATATGAGTAGTGGTAGTAGTAGTAGGGTAGATGGCAACGTTTAGCAGGTTTACTCagcgaaaataataatattgaaattgattttattcataaggacgttgcatatttatgcaaCCGTGTTCAATGTAATTATGGCATTCGCTGTGTTTTTTCCAAGTGCTTTTCCTGGttatggaaatggcaatgaatAACGAATGGCATACGTAAATACACATGTGTTATGCCTAACGAATGGAAATTAAGCAGTTAAAGCGTTCGCTGAGatttatgcatatttgttCGCTTTCTTGGCAGAACCATCTAAGCTTATCTATTCTTCCAGCTAAAACAAACACGAGCTTATCGCATGCAACTCACGTTTGGGGTTTCGCAATTGCATTGCAATGTCACCCATTCTATATGGCTTGTCATAGCCAACCGCTTTTGACATCCGGCTGTCAAATGCAGCTCTCGCTGCACTATTCCAATCCAAGGAGGATTTCGTTTGTCTCATTTGCTCACACCCTCAATGAATGTCACATTTGACAAGCACTTTCTTTCTATCTCTATCTGCGCCGGAACTCTTTCTAACGCCATCTTTGTTTGCCATGTTGTTTCTGGTTTGACAGTTATGGCACACAGATATTTTCCATTGTGATATGCCATTTGTTGCAAGACCATTGGGTTGGCATAGAAAACTATTTGagtaatgtttttttttctcagttttaaattgcttgctAGAAGAGTCTTTATTGAAAAAATGGGTTTAGGATTAAAAAAGCCGATgataatattgttattataatgaatatatttttagctgaaaatatttgatagTTATAATCCTCTTATTCatattggtttttaatttaatatgttCTTATTCACACATTCTTAAAATCCTATTTCCTCTTATTTGCAGATATAAAATCGAAGTGGCGGGCAAGAGTTTACCAGTTCTCACCAATCTCGACAAAGGTCGTTATGGCGTGATTGTGTTTGAGAACCTGGACAAATATCTCAATATGGACAAATGGAATCGAGAGCTGTTGGACAAATACTGCCGGGAGTACTCCGTGGGAATTGTGGGTTTCGTGAGTCCCAGTGAGGAGACTCTTGTCGGTGCCCAACTTCGGGACTTTCCGCTGTTTGTCAACACGAATCTGAGGTTGAGAGACGCCAGCTTGAATCCCTTGTCATCGGTGCTTCGATTAACACGAGCTGGTGAAACAGCTTGGGGAGCTCTGCCCGGAGATGATTGGGCGGTTTTCCAGCATAATCACAGTACCTATGAGCCAGTGGAGTGGGCGCAGAGAAACACTCAAGAGTATCCAGCGGATAGTGTGGGCCAGGTGCAACTACCTCTAACTACTGTCCTTCAAGATCGCGGACAGTTGGATGGCATACAAAGAGTGCTCTTCGGCAGCAGTTTGCGCTTTTGGCTTCATCGTTTGGTCTTCCTGGATGCTCTGAGCTATCTAAGTCATGGTCAACTTAGTCTGAATCTGGAGCGTATGATTCTAGTCGATATAGATGATATATTCGTGGGCGAGAAGGGCACCAGACTGAGACCAGATGATGTGAGAGCCCTAATAGCCACTCAGAAGAATATAGCAGCCATGGTTCCAGGCTTCCGGTTCAATCTGGGATTCTCGGGAAAATACTATCATCATGGCACGAGGGAAGAGAATCTTGGTGATGATTTCCTGCTGCAGAACATTCAAGAGTTCAACTGGTTCTCGCACATGTGGAAGCACCAGCAGCCCCATTTGTATGATAACCTAACCCTCCTGATGGCAGAAATGCACTTAAACTACGCCTTTGCTGTGGATCACAACATACCCACGGATTCGGGTTACTCCATATCACCGCATCATTCAGGCGTTTACCCCGCCCATGAGTTACTATATATGGCTTGGAAAAAGGTGTGGAACGTGAAGGTTACGTCCACGGAAGAGTATCCTCATTTGAGGCCAGCTCGATTGAGAAGAGGATTCATTCATCGCAACATAATGGTGTTGCCCAGGCAAACTTGTGGTCTATTCACCCACACCATGTACATCGATCGCTACCCGGGCGGTAGAGATAAACTAGATGAATCCATACAGGGTGGAGAACTCTTCCAGACCATTGTGTATAATCCCATCAACATCTTTATGACGCACATGTCCAACTATGGATCGGATCGTCTGGCTCTGTACACATTCCAATCGGTGATCAAGTTCCTGCAGTGCTGGACCAATCTTAAGTTGGCCTCAGCTCCGCCTGTTCAGCTGGCCGAGATGTATTTCCGGCTGCATCCCGAGGAGGTGGATCCCGTGTGGGGAAATCCCTGTGACGATGTGCGCCACAAGAAGATCTGGTCAAAGACCAAGAACTGCGATTCGCTGCCCAAGTTCCTGGTGATTGGACCGCAGAAAACGGGCACAACTGCATTGTACACATTCCTATCCATGCACGGCAGTATTGCGAGTAACATCGCTAGTCCGGAAACCTTTGAGGAGGTTCAGTTCTTCAACGGGAACAACTACTATCGTGGTCTGGACTGGTACATGGACTTCTTCCCATCGGAATCGCTGCCCAACACGAGTTCCCCGATGCCCACACAGTTGGGATCGCCACGCTTCATGTTCGAGAAAAGTGCTACCTATTTCGATGGGGAAGCTGTGCCCAAACGAAGTCATGCCCTGCTACCACATGCAAAAATAGTCACGATTCTGATATCACCTGCGAAGAGGGCCTACTCCTGGTACCAGCATCAGCGTTCCCACGGCGATGTTATAGCCAACAACTATAGTTTCTATCAGGTAAGTCAGTTTTACGAAGTAAAAATATGGATATATTATAAAAAGGCGAAAATTTTAGAGTACTTCAAAGTGCCAATCTGGGCAGCTTATTTCCCAGCATGTGTatttgttggttttatttttacgtCCAATTTTCTGTAAGGCTTTAAGCCAACTCAATGGAAAACTATAATTAACTCGCCTCATTGCGTACTATGGAAATCAAATGGGGTGCCCCCTTGATTGATATACATTCGATATGAAGTGAAGCGAATACAAATTCcccaaattgcaatttcttaTCTGGCACTGTGAGGGgagtgaaatgaaaagaaacatTTAAGCAAACAGGAAAATTCATTTGGGTTCACCTCAAaagaaaatcgagaaaaaca
It contains:
- the LOC6737026 gene encoding bifunctional heparan sulfate N-deacetylase/N-sulfotransferase gives rise to the protein MTISGGNQHNNNANRKYEKLIKQPQMQFGSSVTGTQTDADSCRDADADANAVGQDFSNFNKHFGNGHAITDRTMLLRLEDDVTTAAGIVTYKGKSNGNGNGNGNGSIGSISLDFNGSPTSSTSIGIASGSSSNTHLPSGGIGGSEPAGWMCHCCNLIARRCFGINVRRCVLALLAITVVSIFYYTHYVDTGVFNGLIQRDTHPAPIINCRMINSGGKHIRNASPAPDHRSEARLRIDPKVLVFVETTYSGLGRDIAELLVYNRIKYKIEVAGKSLPVLTNLDKGRYGVIVFENLDKYLNMDKWNRELLDKYCREYSVGIVGFVSPSEETLVGAQLRDFPLFVNTNLRLRDASLNPLSSVLRLTRAGETAWGALPGDDWAVFQHNHSTYEPVEWAQRNTQEYPADSVGQVQLPLTTVLQDRGQLDGIQRVLFGSSLRFWLHRLVFLDALSYLSHGQLSLNLERMILVDIDDIFVGEKGTRLRPDDVRALIATQKNIAAMVPGFRFNLGFSGKYYHHGTREENLGDDFLLQNIQEFNWFSHMWKHQQPHLYDNLTLLMAEMHLNYAFAVDHNIPTDSGYSISPHHSGVYPAHELLYMAWKKVWNVKVTSTEEYPHLRPARLRRGFIHRNIMVLPRQTCGLFTHTMYIDRYPGGRDKLDESIQGGELFQTIVYNPINIFMTHMSNYGSDRLALYTFQSVIKFLQCWTNLKLASAPPVQLAEMYFRLHPEEVDPVWGNPCDDVRHKKIWSKTKNCDSLPKFLVIGPQKTGTTALYTFLSMHGSIASNIASPETFEEVQFFNGNNYYRGLDWYMDFFPSESLPNTSSPMPTQLGSPRFMFEKSATYFDGEAVPKRSHALLPHAKIVTILISPAKRAYSWYQHQRSHGDVIANNYSFYQVITASDSAPRALKDLRNRCLNPGKYAQHLEHWLAYYPAQQLHIIDGEQLRLNPIDVMNELQRFLKIQPLLDYSNHLRYDVKKGFYCQAVSEKRNKCLGKSKGRQYPAMDERSAKLLQRYYLNHNTALVKLLKKLGSRPIPQWLKDDLSTGT